One Tiliqua scincoides isolate rTilSci1 chromosome 9, rTilSci1.hap2, whole genome shotgun sequence DNA segment encodes these proteins:
- the LOC136660547 gene encoding fibulin-7-like, with product MLPNILALVALAVLQLPLSNSQGCLSKQQVTNTIWQMQKLLSSHEAAQLQSLRNLKKQLTVLQGNVNKHSAKRNESCSLLPAPANGRRLGKKMVVGHEVHFVCDLGFLLVGSETRVCLENRTWSGQQPLCKSINDCASNPCANGGTCVDGILRYSCLCPSGWSGSTCQVPLYSYWVTLSNSSFHRQPRCADTPLGSRQCSCDAGFQMRAGGLCQDVDECQIFQSSRHSRICSHECVNLPGSYRCTCPEGYQLQTDKNTCNDVDECAENHHNCSHGQTCINIFGGFRCVRPECPKAQLNTSYVKTSALQCERSPCPMDSKACQRAANSISFHYVPLQSSRPVPRVLFKMSTSHFVGDSLRFAILGGNAQGKLVVQRLDRHTGELVLTRPAVGPMTLEAEVEMSEYAQKVLLGKHIFKVTVFVSQYEF from the exons ATGCTGCCCAACATTCTGGCGCTGGTGGCACTGGCCGTCCTACAGCTGCCCCTTAGCAACAGTCAG GGTTGTCTAAGCAAGCAGCAAGTGACCAACACAATCTGGCAGATGCAGAAGTTGCTTTCCTCACACGAGGCTGCCCAGCTTCAGAGCTTGCGCAACCTCAAGAAGCAGCTGACCGTTCTACAAGGGAACGTTAACAAACACTCAGCCAAGCGCAATG AGAGCTGCAGTCTTTTGCCAGCCCCCGCAAATGGCAGGAGGTTGGGCAAGAAGATGGTGGTGGGCCATGAGGTGCACTTTGTCTGTGATCTTGGCTTTCTCTTGGTGGGCTCCGAGACTCGGGTGTGCCTGGAGAACCGTACCTGGAGTGGGCAGCAGCCCCTCTGCAAAA GCATCAATGACTGTGCCAGCAACCCCTGTGCAAATGGAGGCACCTGTGTGGATGGCATCCTCCGCTACAGCTGCTTGTGTCCCAGTGGCTGGTCGGGCAGCACCTGCCAAGTCCCGCTTTATTCCT ATTGGGTGACGCTCAGCAACTCATCCTTCCACCGCCAGCCCCGCTGTGCCGACACTCCACTGGGCTCGCGGCAATGCAGCTGCGATGCCGGCTTCCAGATGCGGGCAGGAGGCCTGTGCCAAG ATGTGGATGAGTGCCAGATTTTCCAGTCCAGCCGGCACAGCCGCATTTGCTCCCACGAATGCGTGAACTTGCCTGGGTCCTACAGGTGTACCTGTCCCGAGGGCTACCAGCTCCAGACCGACAAGAATACATGCAACG ATGTGGATGAATGTGCAGAGAACCACCACAACTGTAGTCATGGCCAGACCTGCATCAATATCTTTGGAGGGTTCCGCTGTGTGCGGCCCGAGTGCCCCAAGGCCCAGCTCAACACCAGTTACGTCAAGACTTCAGCCCT GCAATGCGAGCGGAGCCCGTGCCCCATGGACAGTAAAGCCTGCCAGAGAGCAGCCAACTCCATCTCATTCCACTATGTGCCTCTCCAGTCCAGCCGCCCTGTGCCCAGAGTCCTCTTCAAGATGTCCACCAGCCACTTTGTAGGAGACAGCCTACGCTTTGCCATCTTGGGGGGCAACGCCCAGGGGAAGCTGGTGGTGCAGCGTTTGGACCGGCATACTGGAGAGTTGGTGCTCACCCGGCCAGCGGTGGGACCTATGACCCTGGAGGCCGAGGTGGAAATGAGTGAATATGCGCAAAAGGTCCTTCTGGGGAAGCACATCTTCAAGGTCACAGTTTTTGTTTCCCAGTATGAATTCTGA